A window of Streptomyces sp. NBC_01224 genomic DNA:
CGACCAGGAGCAGCAGGGGGAGGAAGCCCAGATACTCGATGGCGACCTGGCCGCGGTCGCGGCGGGGGGTGTCGGTGGTGGTAGCGGCCGTCCGGCCGGGTGTGTGCGTGCGCTTGCTCATCGCTCAGCCCTCCAGCGGGAATGCGGCGTTGCCTTCGACGCGGAACGGCCAGTTGAGTACACCGGGCACCAGGACGGGCACCTGCAGCTTGACCTCGGCCTTGTACATGCCGGACCTGGAACGGCACGTCGTCTGCTTCATCGACTTCCGCCAGGCCTTCGGCAGGTGCTCCTTGGCCGCTTGCCGGCATTCCTGCACCCGCAGGCCCTCCGTGATGGCCCCCTGGTGCGCCGCCTTGTCCGCCGCGTTCCCCGCCAGGCTGAACGTGTATCCGATCAGCGCGCACTGCCAGAGCGCGACCGCCAGCAGGATGATCAGCGGTGTGACGCCCAGGAATTCGATCGCGGTCTGGCCGCGGTCACGCCTGCGGCCGAGCATCCGGCCATGCACCGAGCCCCGCACCCGGCCTCGCGCCGGGGACGGATCACCGTAACGCCTTCCCCGTATCTCCGTGTCTGTCGTCTCGGTAAGTGCCATTGGTCAACTTGCCCCCTTGGTCGTCGCCCGGTTCCGGGCGTCGCCGTCGCGTCGGCCGACGCGTGGGCGCCCGATCGAGCCCCGGTCGTTCTTGAACATTCCGCCGCTCTTCGCGCCGCTCTTCTCCGCCTTCTCAGGAACCTTCACGATGCCCAGCTCGCCCGCAAGGGCCCAGAGGGCCTGTTTGACGGTGCTCTTGGAATCGAGTTCGTGCAGCCGGCCCGCGTCGACGACGCTCTGGAGTTCCTTGAAGTTCGCGGGAACGGCCGTGTTGGCCGTCCGGGTTCCGGTGATCTTCTCGATCAGCTGCGGCTGGATCTCGGTGTTGCGGATGAACCGGTTGACGACGGTGACCGTCTCCTCCGCCTTGCGGATCTGGAGCCGCTCCCACATCCGTACGAGGCGCTTGGCACCGCGCACCGCGATCACATCCGGTGTGGTGACCAGCAGCGCCGAGTCGGCCATCTCGATGGCCGCGGCACTGGCTCCCTGCAGTTGGCTGCCGCAGTCGATGACCACGACCTCGTAGCGCGAACGCAGGGCGCTGACGATCTGCCGGGCCGATCGGTCGCTGACCTCCTCGGCGCTCTCGCCCTCACCGGGCGCCAGGAGCAGCGCGAGGCCGGAGCCGTGGGTGAACACGGCGTCGGACAGGACACGCGGCGAGATGTCGGTGATGGTCGACAGGTCGACGATGGAACGTCGGAACTGCACATCGAGGTACGAGCCGATGTCGCCGGCCTGGAGGTCCATGTCGACGAGGGCCACGGTACGTCCGGACGCCTGGGCCGCCAGGGCGAGTTGTACGGCGGTGACGGTGGCGCCGACCCCGCCCTTTGCGCCGCTGACCGTGATGACCGTGCCGCCGGGGCCGGTGAAGACATCGGCTCCGGTGCTCAGGTGGCGGCGGACGCCGACGGACCACTGGGCGGCGGACTGGATCCGGTTGGCCAGTTCCTCGTAACTCAGGGGCAGGGTGATGACACCGCGTGCCCCCGACTCCATCGCGGACGCGAACAGACCGGGGGTGACATCGGCGGTGATCAGCACGACCCCGATGGCGGGGAAGCGCAGGGAGACCTCCCGGATCAGTTCCAGTGCCGGCACCGGGCCGATCCGCTCGTGGACCACCACCACCTCGGGCAGTTCGTCGAGCGATTCGCCCGCGAGCCGGGCGAGGGTGTCGATGAGCTGCGTCGAGTCGCCGACGGGAGCAGCCGGTTCCGCGTCGGGGAGCTGACTGAGCAGGGTGGTGACGGATCTGGCCGCGTCGACGTCACCGACGGCCGGGAGGATCCTGGTGGTCATTCGATCCTCACTTGTCCTTGTTGAGCGTGTAGGTGCGATCGCCAGGCCTGATGGTGCTGTCGCTGCCGGAGGCCAGGAGCGCAAGGCGTACGTGCTCCGCGAAGGACTCGGCGTAGGCGATGCGCTGGGTGTCGAGCGTGTTGAGCGCGAAGGTGATCGGGACGGCCTCGGTGCCCATGTTGGACTTGCCGTCGCGGCTCGGCTCCAGGGCGGTCAGCTTGCCGACGTCCAGCACCTTGGCGTTGGAGACGATGACCTTCGACTGGGAGGGGTCGCCGTCGCGCTCACCGGCGAAGGTGGCGTAGATGTTGACCGTGGCACCGGGGGTGATCTTGCCCGCGACGCCGGTCGCGGCGTCGATCATGATGGCGATCTCCTGCTCCCCGGGCTGCAGTTCGGGGCGCTTCTGCATCATGTCGGACTGGAGCAGCGAGCCCTTGCGCAGTTGGGTGACGGCAATCTTGCCGTTCACCTCGGAGAGGTCGGTCACCGCGTTGGTGGAGAGCCAGCGCTTCGGCATCGAGATCTTCTCGAACTGGCCGGACGACAGGGCGGTATAGGGCGCTACGTCGGACCTCAGCTGGTAGGCCGAGACCTCGGGGCCGACCTTGGTGTTGACATCGCTGATCACCGAGAGCACGCCGGCGAAGGCGCCGAAGGCGCACAGAACCGACAAAAGCAGGAGTATCACGCCGCGGCGCTGGCGGGAGTTCATGGGCCGGACAACCTCGTTCGAATCGGATGCGTGGGGCAGCGGACAGAAGGGCGTCTACGGAGGAAAGCGGAAGCGCTAGGACTGCGGTGGTGCGGGCGCTCCATGGCTGAGGACACCGGCAGGGTGCATTCGGCTCTCAGCTGCGGGTAGCGGGGAGGAGCAGAACCCGCAGCGGTCACCGATGAGGTCCATTCCGCACCAGTGGCAGTTCTCGCGACGTACGGAGGACACCAGTTGGTACAGGGTGGAGATGTCTGGAAGATAGGCAGCGAATTCAACCAGTTTCCCGGTTCCCCACCATGCCGGGGATTCGGAAGGAAGCGCGGCCTCGTGAATGGACTGGACCTGCCACGCGGGTGCCAGGGTCTGCTTCACCCACTCGGACTGCGACTGCCCTTTGGCGATCAAGAGATCCGTGGCGAATTCCGGGCCGGTCGGTGGGTCCGCCTTCGGGCCGACCTTGACGAGCTGCGGGTCCGGCCCCGCGACCACGGCGAACTGGGAGCCCGGCACCCAGGACTTGGCGTGCGTCCTGAGGTCGACCGGGACCCGGTCGAACTTGGTGACGGAGTTCAGCAGGGCGCCCGCGTGGATGTAGTGGGACAGCAGCCGGGCGGCGGAGGCGACCACTCCCGGGCTGAAGTCACAGATGGACAACTGGCGGAGCTGCCTTACGAGTACGGCGACGCCCAAGGGGGGGAGGTCCACCTTGAGCAGGGCGATGCGGTCGCTCTCCAGAACGGACCGTACGGAGTAGAGCCGGCGTTCATGGGCGGGCGCGATGCCGGTCGGGTAGACGGCGACGACGTAGCCGTGCTGTTCGAGCAGCACATGCATGTCACCGATGGCCATCTCCAACGCCTGGGCGTCGGGAGCCTGCAGCAGGGCTGCTGTCGGTGTCTGCTGGTCGGTCGGAGGTAGTACCAAATCAGCACTGGTCACTGCTATTGCGGTCGGCACGCTGTTCCCCGTTTCGGCTCCGGCCAAACGACGGTCATGACGTCGGCCGCAATCGCTCCTGCTCCGCGGTTCTGCCTCAGCACTTTATCCACGTCCTACCTGGCAGAGAACACTTTTCGGAGGTCAGTACGACAACCTGTGCGAGCCGCCTGCACAACATCTCCATGCTAAATCGGATCAAATCGAAAATCGTTAACTCCTGTACCACTGCGGAGTGTTACGAATCCACCTTCCGATTACCTGCGGCCCGAAATTCATCTCCGCACGTCAGGCCGGATGCGAAACCTGCCACACAGGGCTCCGGCGGTGGCGGATCGTCACCGTCCGGGCATCTGAGCCGCATCACCCGCACGGGGGGCGAGCATGCTCAACAAATCGTCAATTCTTCGGCGGCCCACGGCCGTTGCGGAACCCCTGAACGGTCGTTCACGGGTGGCCGACGGGGCGGCCTCGGAGCGCCCGGCGAGCACGGACCGAACGGTCGGCAGCGCCAGAGGTCTTGACAACTCGATTGGTCTGGACCAACTTATCGGCCAGCGGTGACCACCGTCGTTCAACTGCACTCCCCCTTCATCTCCACGCCACCCCCCGGACAGCCCGGGTACCGCCGGTCGACCCCGCCGGCTCGTCCCAGGTACCCGGCCCGGCATCCCCAACTCCCCCACGGAGGCAGCAAGTGGAACCTTCCCCCGTCAGCGGCCACAGAATCCGCAGGCGCCACAGCCGGCCGCTCCTCGGCGGAGCCATGGCCGTCCTCGCAGCCGGCGCGCTGACCGCCACCGGTCTCGTCGGCAACGCCGAGGCCGCCGATGTCAACGTCGCCAAGAACGCGGGCTTCGAGTCGGGGCTCGCCAACTGGACCTGTTCCGGTGGCAGCGGCACCACCGTCTCCTCCCCCGTGCACGGTGGCACCGCCGCCCTCAAGGCCACCCCGGCCGGCCAGGACAACGCGAAGTGCACCCAGGCCGTGGCCGTGAAGCCCGACTCGACGTACACGCTCAGCTCCTGGGTGCAGGGCGGGTACGCGTACCTCGGCGCGAGCGGTACCGGAACCACCGACGTATCGACCTGGTCCCCCGGCTCCAGCAGCTGGACCCAGCTCACCACCAGCTTCAAGACCGGCCCGAGCACCACCTCGGTCACGGTGTACACGCACGGCTGGTACGGGCAGGCCGCCTACCTGGCGGACGACATCTCGGTCAGCGGCCCCGACGGCGGTGGCGGCACCGACCCCACTCCGGAGATCCCCGCGGCGCCCGCCGGTCTCACCGTCGGCGCGACCACGCCCTCGTCCATCGCCCTGTCCTGGAACGCGGTGTCCGGCGCGACCGGCTACACCGTCTACAAGGACGGCGCGAAGGCCACCACGGCCACCGGGACCTCCGCCACGATCACGGGTCTGACCGCCGACACGGCGTACCAGTTCGCGGTGAGCGCCACCAACGCGGCCGGTGAGTCCGTCAAGTCCGCCACTGTCGGCGGCCGTACGGCCAAGGACGGCGGTGGCAACCCCAACCCCGGCACCTCGGTGCCCAAGCACGCGGTGACCGGCTACTGGCAGAACTTCAACAACGGCGCGACCGTGCAGAAGCTCGGCGACGTACCCGCGAACTACGACATCATCGCGGTCTCCTTCGCCGACGCCACGACCACACCGGGTGCCGTCACCTTCAACCTGGACACGGCGGGCCTGAACGGCTACACCGTCGACCAGTTCAAGGCCGACATCAAGGCGAAGCAGGCGGCCGGGAAGAACGTCATCATCTCGGTCGGCGGTGAGAAGGGGTCCGTCTCCGTCAACAGCGACGCCTCCGCCACCAACTTCGCCAACTCGGTCTACTCGCTCATCCAGGAGTACGGCTTCAACGGCGTCGACATCGACCTGGAGAACGGCCTCAACTCCACCTACATGACGAAGGCGTTGCGCTCGCTGTCACAGAAGGCGGGCTCCGGCCTCGTCATCACGATGGCGCCGCAGACCATCGACATGCAGTCCACCTCGGGTGAGTACTTCAAGACGGCGCTCGGCACCAAGGACATCCTGACCGTCGTCAACATGCAGTACTACAACAGCGGTTCGATGCTCGGCTGCGACGGCAAGGTCTACTCACAGGGCTCGGTGGACTTCCTCACCGCGCTCGCCTGCATCCAGCTGGAGGGCGGCCTCGACCCGTCCCAGGTCGGCCTCGGCGTCCCCGCCTCCACCAGCAGCGCGGGCAGCGGCTACGTCTCTCCGTCGATCGTGAACGCGGCCCTGGACTGCCTGGCCGTCGGCACCAACTGCGGCACGTTCAAGCCCGCGAAGACCTACCCGGGTCTCCGCGGCGCGATGACCTGGTCGACCAACTGGGACGCCAAGTCGGGCAACGCCTGGTCGAACGCGGTGGCCCCGCACGTACACGGCCTGCCGTAACCACTGTCCGGCTTCAGTGACCAGCAGCGCCGCCGCTCCCCCGGCGGCGCTGCTGCACGTCCGGGTCCGGATCACATCCTTGACCTCTCCTCACCCATCTCCCGGATGAGGAAGGGGAGTTGCCGATCCGGTACGGAGAGAGTCATGTCGTCCACCGGCCCCTCGTGGGACCCTGTTCACCGCACCATGCAGCGACGGGGGGGGAGCGACATGGCGGGGGCACAGCTGGAGGGACTGAGCGAGAACGATCCGGCAGCACTCGGGGCATACCGACTGCTCGGTCGGCTGGCGTCCGGCGGCATGGGGCGGATCTATTTGGCGCGGGCCGCCGACGGGCAGCTCGTGGCGGTCAAGACGCTGCTGGCCGAGGGCGAGGTGAGCGCCATCGACCGGCGCCGGTTCGCCCGCGAGGTGAAGGTGGCGCAACGGATCGACAGCGCGTTCACGGCACGGGTGAGGGAAGCCGACCCGGATGCCGAAATGCCCTGGATGGCCATCGACTACATCGCCGCCCCCTCCCTCTCCGAACTGGTCAGCACCGCAGGGGTGTTACCCGCCTCTGCCGTGCAGTGGCTGGCGGCGGGCACTGCGGAGGCGCTCGTCGCGCTGCACGGCGAGGGCATCGTCCACCGGGACGTGAAGCCGCAGAACATCCTGCTGCCGTTGGCGGGCCCCCGCCTGATCGACTTCGGCATCTCGCACGCCGCCGACATCACCCGGACCAGCCTGACCCTGGGCACGATCGCTTTCACCTCTCCCGAGCAGGCACGCGGCGATGCCTCGACGTCGGCCTCCGATGTGTACTCGCTGGGTGCGACCCTCTTCCACCTGGCGATGAACCGGCCGCCGTACCGAGTGGACGGGGACACACTCGCCCTTCTGGCCCGGGTGCAACGAGGTGAACTGGACCTGACGGGGCTGCCGAAGGAGATCGCGCCGCTCATCCGCCCGTGCCTGGCGGCCGATCCGGCAGAGCGGCCCCGGCCGGCCGACATGCTCAGCTGGTTCAGGAAGTCGCTGGCCGGCCTGCCGGTGTCCAGGAGCGGTAGCCGGTGGCTGCCGCAGCGATGGACCGAGCTGATCGAGGTGTACGAGCGTCAGGGCCGTGATCTGGAGCGGACGGTCCAGGTGGATCCCGGCGCACCCACCGTCGATCAGCGTACGAGCGTGACACCACCTCCGGGTCCGACGCGGGTGTACACGCAGACGCACGACGACGCGGCCCGGGCCGCACGCCAGCAGGAACTGCGGGACCGCGAACGCGAGCGGGCAGCGAGTGAACATGCCCGCGCCGAGGCCGCCCGGCAGGAGAGACGTGCGGCACGTGAGCGAGCCGCACGCATGGCGGCGGAGGAGAAGAAGCGGGCGGAGAGGGAGCAGGCGGAGAAGGAACGGGCCGAACGTGAGCGCGCGCAGGCGCGGGCCCGGGCGTCTTCTTCCGAGGCGTCGTCAGCGCAGTCGTCGGCACGCACACCGCCGCGTCCGCCGCGTACAGCGGCCGGAGCAGCAGCCACCCCGCCCCCCGCTCCCACTCCCACTCCCGCCAAGAAGAAGTCCTCCGACGGCTGGGTGATCATCCCGCTTCTCATCGTCGGACTCTTTCTCTGGAACAGTTGCGAGTCCGACACCGGCAGCAGCGGCAGGACGAGCAGCGGAAGCACAAGCACCAGTACCAGTACCGGCGGCAGCCAGTACACCCCGCCGCCCTCCCCGACCCCTGACGCCAGCGATGTCGCCTTCCGTTCGGTATCAAGCGGCGACTGCATCAACGCTTACGACGACGGCTATGACGCGTGGTCGACCCGGACCCCGGAGACGGTGGACTGCGATGCCGCCAATGCCTACCTCCTGGTGACCTCGGCGTATCGCGGCATCGCCATCACGGACTGTCCGACCGACATCGGCGCGTGGTACTGGTACCACGCGGGATCACAGTCGGCGTTCAGCACCACCCTCTGTGTGTCGCGCCAGTTCCGTAAGGGCGAGTGCTTCGTGGCGAAGGCCGACGGCGACAAGATGACCAAGGCGCGGCTGATGACCGTCTGGGACTGCGGCAAGGACACCGTTCCCAACGGGTACAACAGGATTCTGCAGATCACCGATCTCTACCGGAGCCAGAAGTCGTACGGGAACGGCTTCTGCTCCCAGTCCCGGTACGACCAGGAGCGCTACTGGATCTACACCGTGCACGCCGGAAAGACGGCGCTCTGCACCATGGCGGTCGACTGACCGCGGCATCACGCCATCGGCGACAGCCCGATCGGAATGTCCGGCGGATCCTGTCCGGCAGACCCTAGATCACCAGGCTGAGCAGCGCCGCCACCGCGAACCCCGCCACCGACAGGACCGTCTCCAGGACCGTCCAGGACTTCAGGGTGTCGCGTTCGGAGATGCCGAAGTACTTCGACACCATCCAGAAGCCGCCGTCGTTCACGTGCGAGGCGAAGATCGAGCCGGCCGAGATCGCCATGATGATCAGGGCGAGGTGCGCCTGCGACATGTCCTGGCCCTCGACCAGCGGCACGACGATGCCCGCGGTGGTGACGATCGCGACCGTCGCCGAACCCTGGGCGACGCGCAGGACCACGGAGATCAGCCAGGCCAGCAGGATGACCGGCAGGCCGACGTCGTTGAAGGTGTCGGCGAGTGCGTCCGCGATGCCGCTGGCCTTGAGGACGGCGCCGAAGATGCCGCCCGCGCCAACGACCAGCAGGATGTTGCCGACCGGCTTCAGGGATGACGTGGAGACCGATTCGAGGGACTTGCGGGACCAGCCGCGGCGGATGCCCAGCAGGTAGTACGCGAGCAGCAGCGCGATCGTCAGAGCGACGAAGGGGTTGCCGAAGAACTCGATGACCGATCGGAAGGTGGAGGGGTCCAGCGCGATGGAGGAGAACGTCGCGGCGAGGATCAGCACCAGCGGGGTGCCGATGATCGTGAGTACGGTGGCGAGCCCGACCGGCTCCTCGCGCGGGGTGACCCCGGCGGCCCGCTGTTCGGCGACGACCGCGGCCTTGGCCTCCTCGGCGGCGTCGACCATGTCCTGCGGCACCTCGACGAAGATCCGCTTTCCGATCCAGGCGGCGTAGCCCCAGGCGGCGAGCACGGACGGGATGCCGACGACGGCGCCCATCAGGATGACCCAGCCGAGCGAGACGTGGAAGAGCCCGGCGGCGGCGACCGGTCCCGGGTGCGGCGGCAGGAAGGCGTGGGTCATCGAGAGGCCCGCCAGCAGCGGCATCGCGTAGAGCAGGATCGACTTGCCGGAGCGCTTGGCGGCGGCGTACACGATCGGCGCGAGGACGAAGATACCGACGTCGAAGAAGACCGGGATGCCGAAGATGAGGCCGGTCAGGCCCATGGCGAGCGGGGCGCGCTTCTCACCGAAGAGGTTCAGCAGGCGGGCGCTCAACACCTCGGCGCCGCCGGACACTTCGAGGATCGCGCCGAGCATCGTGCCGAGGCCGATGATGATCGCGACATGGCCGAGGATGCCCCCCATGCCGGATTCGATGACGGAGACGGCGGCGGACTTCTGGACCGTGCCGAAGAGTTCGGTGACGGAGAGACCGGCGCCCAGGCCGACGGCTATGGAGACGGCGAGCAGCGCGACGAACGGTTGCAGCCTGACCTTGATGATCAGGAAGAGGAGGAGCGCGATGCCGAGAGCCGCGACGGTCAGCAGACCGGCGGTGCCGTCGATGAGCAGGAGGAGTCCACCGGTGTGGGGTGGTGTCTCGGCCGGGGGTGGGGTGGCGGCGAGCAGCATGGGTAACTCCGTTGTCGGAGAGGGCTTTTGGGTAGGGGGGAGCGCGGCACGGCGCTCCCGTGGTGCGGGGCGCCGTGCCGTGCGTGGTGATGCGGTGGAGCGGGTGCGGCAAGTGGATCAGCTGGTTCAGCCGAGGACCGCGAGCGCGTCGATCTCGATCAGCAGGCCTTTGGGGAGGCCGACGTAGACCGTCGTACGGGCGGCGGGGGCCGCCTTGAGGTTCTGCTCGCCGAAGTAGGCGTTGTAGATCTCGTTCATCTCGGCGAAGTGGTCCACGTCCGTGAGGTAGACGCGCATCATCATCACGTCGTCCCAGCTCGCGCCGCCCTCCTCCAGGATCGCCTCGACGTTGGCGAAGGTCTGGAGGGTCTGCTCGCGCAGCGTCGGACCGGCGGGGGTCGGGGCCTGGCCCTCGACGGCGGGGAGGAAGCCGACCTGGCCGGCGACCTGGAGGATGTTCCCCTTCTTCACGCCGTGCGAGAACTTCGCGGGCGGCGTGGTGTGGGTGCTCGGGGTGAGGGCGATCTTCTCGGTCATGGCTGTTCAGGCTTTCTTGGGTTGGTTGGTGCCGGAGTACTCCCGGCTGATGGTGTCGGCGGTGCGGCGCACCAGGGGGAGCAGGGTGAGGAGTTCCTCGGCCGTGACGACGACATTGGGTGCGGAGACCGACATCGCGGCGACGACCCGCCCGTCCGCACCCCGGATGGGGGCGCCGATGCAGTTGATGGACTCCTCGTGGCCGCCGAGGTCGGTGGCCCAGCCCTGTTCGCGGACGACAGCGAGTTCCTTGAGGAACGCACCGGCGTTCGGGATCGAACGGGACGTGTACATGGGGTAGTCGAGCTTCTCGGCGATGGCGCGCCGCTCGGGCTCGGTGAGATCGGCGAGAAGCAGTTTCGCGACGGCGGCGACGGTGATCGCGACGGGCTTGCCGATCCGCGAGTACATCCTGACCGGGTAGCGGCTCTCGACCTTGTCGATGTAGAGGACCTCGTGCTCCTCGTACACCGCGAGATGCACGGTGTGGCCGCAGCTCTCGTTGAGTTCGACGAGGTGGGGGTGGGCGATCTCCCGTACGTCGAGGTTCTCGACGGCCTCCTGCGCGAGCGCGAAGAGGCGGGCGCCGAGGCGGTAGCGCTGGTCCTGCTGGCGGTAGACGAGTCCGTGCTCGTGGAGCGTACGGAGCAGGCGCAGCGCGGTGGACTTGTGGACGCCGAGCCGCTCGGCGACCTGCCCGAGGTCGGCGGGCCCCTGGGCGAGCAGCGGCAGGATGCTCAGCGCCCGGTCGACGGTCTGACTCATGCGCGTGCCTCGCTGCCCTCGGCCCGGTCCTCGCCCGGGACGCCCCTCTTGTCTGTTCGCTCGCTGCGCCCGCTCACGTCGTACGTACCTCCTGGTCGTCCCCCGTCCACCCGGGGCCGAGACGCAGTCTCCCCCAGGCCTCGTCGTCCAGTGCGGCAAGGGCGTCGGCGTGAGCGCGGGCCGCAGGGGCGGTGAGGTCGCCGGGGACGGTGAGGACTGCGGCGGCCATGAGGTGGCCGTGCCGGACGCGGTCGCGCACGGGGAGGTCGCGGAGGGTGGCGGAGAGGAACCCGGCGGCGAAGGCGTCACCGGCGCCGACGGGGGCGACGACGTCGACCCGGAGGGCGGGGACGGTGGTGACGTCGTCGGCCTCGCCCGCGTCCGAGAAGACCGCCGCCCCGTCGGATCCGCGCTTCACGACCAGCACGTCCGGCTCCGGCAACGCCGCGCGAATCGCCTCCGCGCCCTTCATCCCCCACGCCTCCTCCGCCTCGTCCTCGCCGACGAAGACCAGGTCGGAGCGGCGGGCCAGGTCCAGGAGCACCTCGGGGGCCGCGTCGGCGTCGCGCCACAGGCCCGGCCGGTGGTTGACGTCGAAGGAGATCAGCGGGCGTCCGGGCCGGGGGGCGGTCAGGTCGCGGAGCAGAGCCAGGCAGTCGACGGAGAGCGCCGCCGTGATGCCGGACAGATGCAGGACGCGGCCCGCGAACAGCGCCTCGTACGGGACGTTGTCCGGGGACATCGCGGAGGCGGCGGACCCGGCCCGGTAGTACGCGACCTCGTGCACATCGGTGGCCCGGTCCGTCGCCGTCCGGAAGTAGATCCCGGTGGGCCGCGCCGGATCGCGCTGCACGGCGGAGGTGTCGACCCCGTAGCCGGCGACCGCCTCGACGAGATGGTCCCCGAACCCGTCCGCACCGACCCTGCTGACCCAGGCCGCCCGGTGCCCGGCGGCGGCGAGCGCGCAGGCGACATTGGACTCGGCGCCGCCGATACCGCGGCCGAAGGAGGGTACGTCGGCGAGGCGTCCGGGCTGCGAGGGCAGGAACGTCACCATGGACTCGCCGAGGCACACGACTTCGGCGGCCGTGGCGGCGTCGGCGGTCCTGGCCTGGGTTCCGGACACTCGGGGCTCCTCGCGGGGTCGGCTGGTTCGGTGATGCGGCGGATGTGGCGGGTGCGTCGGGGCAGTGGTTCGGGGCGGTGCGGCGCCGGCTGTCGGCTCTCGCCATTGACCCGGCGTCGGCTCGGATGTTAGACAGCGTTAAGCGATATGCGCAATGGGTGTTGCACATGCTGCAACTGACTTCGATCGAGGAGGCCCCCTTGGCCGCCGACCGTCCTGTGGCCGGACTTGCCGACGAGCTGGTCGACCACCGTTTCAAGGCGCTCCCGCCTGACGCGGAGGGCCTGACCGTCGGCGCCCTCGCCGCCGAGCGACGCAATCTCTTCACGGGCGGTTTCACCACCCCGGTGCTCGCCCTGTCCGCCGAGTCGGTCGAGCACAATCTCGCCCTTCTGGAGACGTACGCGGAGCGCCACGGGCTCGCCTTCGCCCCGCACGGCAAGACCTCCATGTCCCCGCAGCTCTTCGCCCGCCAGCTGGAGCACGGCGCCTGGGGCATCACCGCGGCCGTGCCGCACCAGGCGCGGGTCTACCGGGCGTACGGAATCCGGCGGATCTTCCTGGCCAACGAGCTCGTCGACGCCGTGGCCCTGCGCTGGCTCGCCGGTGAGCTGGACTCCGACCCGGACTTCCGCTTCATCTGTTACGTCGACTCGGTGCGCGGCGTGGAGCTGATGGACCAGGCGCTGCGGGCGGCGGGCGCCTCCCGCCCCGTGGACGTCGTCGTGGAGCTGGGCGCGGGCGAGGGCGCGCGTACCGGTGTCCGTACCGAGGCCGAGTGTGTGGCGGTCGCCGACGCGGTGGCCGCGACCTCGACGCTGCGTCTGGTGGGCGTGGCCGGTTACGAGGGCGAGGTGCCCGACGCGTCCGGCGAGCGGGTACGGGAGTGGCTGCGCCGGCTCGTCGCGCTGGCCGTCGCCTTCGACCGCGCGGGCCGGTTCGCGGCGTCGGCGGCCGACGAGGGGATTGTGATCAGCGCGGGCGGCAGTGCGTGGTTCGACGCGGTGGCGGACGTGTTCACCCGGATCCCGGAACTCTCCGGTCCGGTGCTCAAGCTGCTGCGCTCCGGGGCGTACGTCTCGCACGACGACGGCCACTACCGCCACCTCACCCCGTTCAACCGCGTCCCGGAGGAAGGGGCCCTGCAGCCCGCCTTCCGGCTCTGGGGCCAGGTTGTCTCCCGGCCCTCCCCCGAGCAGGCGTTCCTCAACGCGGGCAAGCGGGACGCGGCGTACGACCTCGACCTCCCGCAGGCACAGGTCGTCCGGTCCGGCCGCGACGGCACGGTCCGGCCCGCGACGGGTGTCGCGGTCAGCGGCCTGTCGGACCAGCACACATGGGTGCGTACGGAGCCGGGCGCGGAGCTGGAGGTGGGCGACTGGGTGGGG
This region includes:
- a CDS encoding serine/threonine protein kinase, which gives rise to MAGAQLEGLSENDPAALGAYRLLGRLASGGMGRIYLARAADGQLVAVKTLLAEGEVSAIDRRRFAREVKVAQRIDSAFTARVREADPDAEMPWMAIDYIAAPSLSELVSTAGVLPASAVQWLAAGTAEALVALHGEGIVHRDVKPQNILLPLAGPRLIDFGISHAADITRTSLTLGTIAFTSPEQARGDASTSASDVYSLGATLFHLAMNRPPYRVDGDTLALLARVQRGELDLTGLPKEIAPLIRPCLAADPAERPRPADMLSWFRKSLAGLPVSRSGSRWLPQRWTELIEVYERQGRDLERTVQVDPGAPTVDQRTSVTPPPGPTRVYTQTHDDAARAARQQELRDRERERAASEHARAEAARQERRAARERAARMAAEEKKRAEREQAEKERAERERAQARARASSSEASSAQSSARTPPRPPRTAAGAAATPPPAPTPTPAKKKSSDGWVIIPLLIVGLFLWNSCESDTGSSGRTSSGSTSTSTSTGGSQYTPPPSPTPDASDVAFRSVSSGDCINAYDDGYDAWSTRTPETVDCDAANAYLLVTSAYRGIAITDCPTDIGAWYWYHAGSQSAFSTTLCVSRQFRKGECFVAKADGDKMTKARLMTVWDCGKDTVPNGYNRILQITDLYRSQKSYGNGFCSQSRYDQERYWIYTVHAGKTALCTMAVD
- a CDS encoding chitinase produces the protein MAVLAAGALTATGLVGNAEAADVNVAKNAGFESGLANWTCSGGSGTTVSSPVHGGTAALKATPAGQDNAKCTQAVAVKPDSTYTLSSWVQGGYAYLGASGTGTTDVSTWSPGSSSWTQLTTSFKTGPSTTSVTVYTHGWYGQAAYLADDISVSGPDGGGGTDPTPEIPAAPAGLTVGATTPSSIALSWNAVSGATGYTVYKDGAKATTATGTSATITGLTADTAYQFAVSATNAAGESVKSATVGGRTAKDGGGNPNPGTSVPKHAVTGYWQNFNNGATVQKLGDVPANYDIIAVSFADATTTPGAVTFNLDTAGLNGYTVDQFKADIKAKQAAGKNVIISVGGEKGSVSVNSDASATNFANSVYSLIQEYGFNGVDIDLENGLNSTYMTKALRSLSQKAGSGLVITMAPQTIDMQSTSGEYFKTALGTKDILTVVNMQYYNSGSMLGCDGKVYSQGSVDFLTALACIQLEGGLDPSQVGLGVPASTSSAGSGYVSPSIVNAALDCLAVGTNCGTFKPAKTYPGLRGAMTWSTNWDAKSGNAWSNAVAPHVHGLP
- a CDS encoding AAA family ATPase, whose protein sequence is MTTRILPAVGDVDAARSVTTLLSQLPDAEPAAPVGDSTQLIDTLARLAGESLDELPEVVVVHERIGPVPALELIREVSLRFPAIGVVLITADVTPGLFASAMESGARGVITLPLSYEELANRIQSAAQWSVGVRRHLSTGADVFTGPGGTVITVSGAKGGVGATVTAVQLALAAQASGRTVALVDMDLQAGDIGSYLDVQFRRSIVDLSTITDISPRVLSDAVFTHGSGLALLLAPGEGESAEEVSDRSARQIVSALRSRYEVVVIDCGSQLQGASAAAIEMADSALLVTTPDVIAVRGAKRLVRMWERLQIRKAEETVTVVNRFIRNTEIQPQLIEKITGTRTANTAVPANFKELQSVVDAGRLHELDSKSTVKQALWALAGELGIVKVPEKAEKSGAKSGGMFKNDRGSIGRPRVGRRDGDARNRATTKGAS
- a CDS encoding TadE family protein — translated: MALTETTDTEIRGRRYGDPSPARGRVRGSVHGRMLGRRRDRGQTAIEFLGVTPLIILLAVALWQCALIGYTFSLAGNAADKAAHQGAITEGLRVQECRQAAKEHLPKAWRKSMKQTTCRSRSGMYKAEVKLQVPVLVPGVLNWPFRVEGNAAFPLEG
- the cpaB gene encoding Flp pilus assembly protein CpaB gives rise to the protein MNSRQRRGVILLLLSVLCAFGAFAGVLSVISDVNTKVGPEVSAYQLRSDVAPYTALSSGQFEKISMPKRWLSTNAVTDLSEVNGKIAVTQLRKGSLLQSDMMQKRPELQPGEQEIAIMIDAATGVAGKITPGATVNIYATFAGERDGDPSQSKVIVSNAKVLDVGKLTALEPSRDGKSNMGTEAVPITFALNTLDTQRIAYAESFAEHVRLALLASGSDSTIRPGDRTYTLNKDK